A single region of the Phycisphaerae bacterium RAS1 genome encodes:
- a CDS encoding Transposase DDE domain protein, which translates to MLIAGMDAVMNDPVSESTGRRALAEPPRLRRPNREQSLLLPCCLEDLLPADHAARAVWSVVERLDLSAFSAPLKARGDEPGRPATDPQLLTALWLYATIEGIGSGREIERRCGCQDAFRWLCGGVPVNYHTLNDFRVGHRAALDELFSQVLAVLMHKRIVSVRRIAQDGTKVRADAGRHTFRREATLQRQLTEARAHVAAVKAQSDNPAADARRRAAQERAARERVERIEAALAELPKIGADQQQSKRPDVRAKEPRASTIDPQARVMKMPDGGYRPAYNVQLATDVESRAIVGVDVTQARSDHQQAAPLRAQVERRSGAKVVEHLLDGGYVQLAEIERAEAAGTRIYAPPQKTGNDTAGFAPKRSDGPGVAAWRVRMGTPAGQTIYKQRASTAEPVNADLKRYRGLAQCVVRGLAKVRCQALWAALAYNVMHFTAQLVT; encoded by the coding sequence ATGCTGATTGCCGGAATGGATGCCGTGATGAACGACCCAGTATCGGAATCGACGGGGCGGCGTGCGTTGGCGGAGCCGCCGCGGCTTCGGCGGCCGAATCGCGAGCAGTCGTTGCTGCTGCCGTGCTGTCTGGAGGATCTGCTGCCGGCGGATCACGCGGCGCGGGCGGTTTGGTCGGTCGTGGAGCGGCTCGATCTTTCGGCGTTCAGCGCCCCGCTCAAGGCGCGCGGCGACGAGCCGGGCCGGCCGGCGACGGATCCGCAGTTGCTGACGGCGTTGTGGCTGTACGCGACGATCGAGGGGATTGGCAGTGGGCGCGAGATCGAGCGACGCTGCGGCTGCCAGGACGCTTTTCGCTGGCTGTGCGGCGGCGTGCCGGTGAACTATCACACGTTGAATGACTTCCGCGTCGGTCACAGGGCGGCGCTGGACGAACTGTTTTCGCAGGTGTTGGCGGTGCTGATGCACAAGCGGATCGTGAGCGTGCGTCGGATTGCGCAGGACGGAACCAAGGTGCGGGCCGACGCCGGGCGGCACACCTTCCGCCGCGAGGCGACGCTGCAGCGTCAACTGACGGAAGCCCGCGCCCATGTGGCGGCGGTCAAGGCCCAGTCGGACAACCCTGCCGCGGATGCGCGACGGCGTGCCGCGCAGGAGCGTGCGGCCCGGGAGCGGGTCGAGCGAATCGAAGCGGCGTTGGCCGAGTTGCCGAAGATTGGCGCAGACCAGCAGCAGTCCAAGCGGCCGGACGTGCGTGCCAAAGAGCCGCGGGCCTCGACGATCGACCCGCAAGCGCGCGTCATGAAGATGCCCGACGGCGGCTACCGTCCGGCGTATAACGTACAACTGGCAACCGACGTGGAGAGCCGCGCGATTGTGGGGGTGGACGTCACCCAGGCCCGCAGCGACCACCAGCAAGCAGCGCCGCTGCGCGCCCAGGTGGAGCGGCGCAGCGGCGCGAAGGTGGTAGAGCACCTGCTCGACGGCGGCTACGTGCAGTTGGCCGAGATCGAGCGCGCCGAAGCGGCGGGCACGCGCATCTATGCGCCGCCGCAGAAGACCGGGAACGACACCGCGGGCTTTGCGCCCAAACGCTCTGACGGTCCGGGCGTGGCGGCCTGGCGCGTGCGCATGGGAACGCCGGCGGGCCAGACGATCTATAAGCAGCGAGCCTCGACCGCCGAGCCGGTCAACGCCGACTTGAAACGGTATCGCGGACTGGCGCAATGCGTCGTGCGCGGGCTGGCCAAAGTACGCTGCCAGGCCCTTTGGGCCGCCCTCGCCTACAACGTGATGCACTTCACCGCGCAGCTCGTCACCTGA
- the cstA gene encoding Carbon starvation protein A: MNSLWLVVGSLAAFAIAYRLYGAFLATRVAMLDDSRPTPAQRLNDGVDYHPTNKYVLFGVHFAAIAGPGPLVGPVLASQWGFFPGFIWIVIGACLAGAVHDFVILWASVRQDGLSLPRIARSTIGDLSGVITSIATLFIIICTLASVAIVVVNALAESSWGMFTIVVTIPAALLTGLWMYKIRPGKVAEASVIGVTIVLLGVFFGRPFAESAWSDSLLFSPTTLKLLLPAYAAVAAILPVWVLMCPRDYLSSYMKIGVIAVLAVGIFAAHPTLKMPATTPFLSGGGPVISGPVWPFICIVIMCGAISGFHALIASGTTPKMISKESHIRPIGYGAMVVEGFVAVTALVAACALEPGDYFAINVDQRTPAEQAHYAAMLETVRTEHDWNLHAVELNELESGTGEARRADGTGGLRGRSGGAVTLAVGMAKVFSSVPGLAHLMSYWYHFVIMFEALFILTLLETGTRVARFVVQEAVGQFSGREGANASLIPHHAPGAPLAAPGAASAASHRPNWAMNVGMSLLTCFAWGYLLYTGNINTLWRMLGIANQLLASIALAVGTTYLLLHAPKRVYALCTAIPFFFVLATTLTAGVQSVQGWWGRIATAPPGEAFSLRLMSVLATIMLALVVVIAADAMRRWVQILSPVASRTAARPA; this comes from the coding sequence TTGAATTCTTTGTGGCTCGTGGTTGGCTCGCTGGCCGCCTTCGCGATCGCCTATCGGCTGTACGGGGCGTTCCTGGCGACACGGGTCGCGATGCTGGACGATTCGCGACCCACGCCCGCGCAGCGGCTCAATGACGGCGTCGATTACCACCCGACGAATAAGTACGTGCTGTTCGGGGTCCATTTTGCAGCCATCGCCGGTCCGGGGCCGCTGGTGGGACCGGTGCTGGCCAGCCAGTGGGGGTTCTTCCCCGGGTTCATCTGGATTGTCATCGGCGCGTGCCTGGCCGGGGCGGTGCATGATTTTGTCATTCTGTGGGCCTCGGTCCGGCAGGACGGCTTGTCTCTGCCGCGCATTGCGCGCAGCACGATCGGCGATCTCTCCGGGGTGATCACGTCGATCGCGACGCTTTTCATCATCATCTGCACGCTCGCCAGCGTCGCGATCGTCGTCGTGAACGCGTTGGCGGAAAGCAGTTGGGGCATGTTCACCATCGTGGTGACGATTCCCGCCGCCCTGCTGACGGGACTCTGGATGTACAAGATCCGCCCCGGCAAGGTGGCGGAGGCGTCCGTCATCGGCGTGACGATTGTTCTGCTCGGCGTGTTCTTCGGCCGGCCCTTCGCGGAGTCGGCCTGGTCCGATTCGCTCCTGTTTTCGCCGACGACGCTGAAACTGCTCCTGCCGGCATACGCCGCCGTCGCCGCGATCCTGCCGGTGTGGGTGCTGATGTGCCCGCGCGACTATCTCAGCTCGTACATGAAAATCGGCGTGATCGCGGTGCTGGCGGTGGGCATCTTCGCCGCGCACCCGACGCTGAAAATGCCGGCGACGACGCCGTTCCTGAGCGGCGGCGGGCCGGTGATCAGCGGGCCGGTCTGGCCGTTCATCTGCATCGTGATTATGTGCGGCGCGATCTCGGGCTTTCACGCACTGATCGCGTCGGGGACGACGCCCAAGATGATTTCAAAGGAGAGCCACATTCGCCCGATCGGATACGGGGCGATGGTGGTCGAAGGATTCGTCGCGGTGACGGCCCTGGTGGCGGCCTGTGCGCTCGAGCCGGGCGACTATTTCGCCATCAACGTGGATCAGAGGACGCCGGCCGAGCAGGCGCATTACGCGGCGATGCTGGAGACCGTCCGAACGGAGCACGACTGGAACCTGCACGCGGTCGAACTGAATGAGCTGGAGAGCGGCACCGGAGAGGCGCGGCGGGCGGACGGCACCGGCGGTCTGCGCGGCCGCAGCGGGGGCGCGGTGACGCTGGCGGTCGGGATGGCCAAGGTGTTTTCCAGCGTGCCGGGGCTGGCGCACCTGATGTCGTACTGGTACCACTTCGTCATCATGTTCGAGGCGCTCTTCATTCTGACGCTGCTCGAAACCGGGACGCGCGTGGCGCGCTTCGTGGTGCAGGAAGCGGTCGGCCAATTCTCCGGGCGCGAGGGGGCGAACGCATCACTCATTCCACACCACGCACCCGGCGCGCCACTCGCCGCTCCCGGCGCGGCGAGCGCCGCGTCGCACCGCCCGAACTGGGCGATGAACGTCGGCATGAGCCTGCTCACCTGTTTCGCGTGGGGTTACCTGCTCTACACCGGCAACATCAACACGCTCTGGCGCATGCTGGGAATCGCCAACCAGCTTCTGGCGTCCATCGCGCTGGCGGTCGGCACAACCTATCTGCTGCTGCACGCGCCGAAGCGCGTCTACGCTTTGTGCACCGCGATCCCGTTCTTCTTCGTGCTGGCGACGACGCTGACCGCCGGCGTGCAGAGCGTGCAGGGCTGGTGGGGACGCATTGCGACCGCGCCGCCCGGCGAGGCATTCTCGCTGCGGCTGATGAGCGTTCTGGCGACGATCATGCTCGCGCTGGTCGTCGTGATCGCGGCGGATGCGATGCGGCGCTGGGTGCAGATTCTGTCGCCGGTGGCCTCGCGCACGGCGGCGCGACCGGCGTAG